A stretch of Fusobacterium periodonticum ATCC 33693 DNA encodes these proteins:
- the cbiB gene encoding adenosylcobinamide-phosphate synthase CbiB — protein MFTYFFVKFGIAYILDLILADPRWLYHPVIIIGKLISFLEKFLYKAKNKIFSGAILNILTLSVTFAVSLFLARTNYIVEIFFLYTTLATKSLANEGNKVYKILKSGDIEKAKKELSYLVSRDTNTLSLDKIIMSVVETIAENTVDGFISPAFFAFVGSFFHIELFGQGVSLALPFAMTYKAINTLDSMVGYKNEKYIDFGKVSARVDDVANFIPARLTGLIFVPLSTLILGYDFKNSLRIFFRDRNKHSSPNSGQSESSYAGALGIQFGGKISYFGKDYEKPTIGDKLKAFDYEDIKKAVNILYLVSFIATITIISCSLFYNIPYLRNFLNL, from the coding sequence ATGTTTACTTATTTTTTTGTAAAATTTGGAATAGCATATATTTTAGATTTAATATTAGCTGATCCAAGATGGTTATATCATCCTGTTATTATAATAGGTAAATTAATAAGCTTTTTAGAAAAATTTTTATATAAGGCTAAAAATAAGATATTTTCAGGAGCTATTTTAAATATTTTGACTTTAAGTGTTACTTTTGCTGTGTCTTTATTTTTAGCTAGAACAAATTATATAGTGGAGATATTTTTTCTATATACAACACTTGCAACAAAAAGTTTAGCAAATGAGGGAAATAAAGTTTATAAGATTTTAAAATCTGGAGATATAGAAAAAGCTAAAAAAGAACTTTCGTATCTTGTCAGTAGAGATACAAACACTTTGTCGCTTGATAAAATTATTATGAGTGTGGTAGAAACAATAGCAGAAAATACAGTAGATGGCTTTATTTCACCAGCATTCTTTGCTTTTGTAGGAAGCTTTTTCCATATAGAATTATTTGGACAAGGAGTATCTCTTGCTTTACCTTTTGCTATGACTTATAAGGCTATAAATACTCTAGATTCAATGGTAGGCTACAAGAATGAAAAATATATAGATTTTGGAAAAGTTTCTGCAAGAGTTGATGATGTTGCTAACTTCATTCCTGCTAGACTGACAGGTTTAATATTTGTACCTTTGTCAACTTTAATTTTAGGTTATGATTTTAAAAATTCTTTAAGAATATTTTTTAGAGATAGAAATAAACATTCAAGTCCAAACTCTGGTCAGAGTGAATCATCCTATGCTGGGGCTTTGGGAATACAGTTTGGTGGAAAAATAAGCTATTTTGGAAAAGATTATGAGAAGCCAACAATAGGTGATAAATTAAAAGCTTTTGATTATGAAGATATTAAAAAAGCAGTAAATATCTTATATCTTGTTTCATTTATCGCAACAATCACAATAATATCTTGCTCATTATTCTATAATATACCTTATCTAAGAAATTTTCTAAATTTATAA
- a CDS encoding phosphate/phosphite/phosphonate ABC transporter substrate-binding protein → MKLKKVWKLLALVSLIFLLISCGKKKEEKPLVMGLSPIANSEKLLEDAAPLYKMLGDDIGRPVEGYIATNYIGVVEALGTGTIDFALIPPFAYILANKKNGSEALLTSIGKNDEPGYYSVLLVRTDSGIEKVEDLKGKKVAFVDPSSTSGYIFPAVILMDHGIDVEQDVTYQFAGGHDKALQLLINGDVDAIGTYESAITKFAKEFPEVTEKVKVLEKSDLIPGITLTVSSKVDDATKQKIKDAFIKVTNSKEGQELTLKLFGIKGFEDAKVDNYKLIEDKLNKMGIDIEKVK, encoded by the coding sequence ATGAAATTAAAAAAAGTTTGGAAATTGCTTGCATTGGTGTCACTTATTTTTCTTTTAATTAGCTGTGGTAAAAAGAAAGAAGAGAAACCGTTAGTAATGGGATTATCTCCTATAGCCAATTCAGAAAAGCTTCTTGAGGATGCAGCTCCTTTATATAAAATGTTAGGTGACGATATTGGAAGACCTGTTGAAGGTTATATTGCTACTAACTATATTGGTGTTGTTGAAGCATTGGGAACAGGAACTATTGACTTTGCATTAATACCACCATTTGCATATATTCTTGCAAATAAGAAAAATGGTTCTGAGGCATTATTGACAAGTATTGGAAAAAATGATGAACCTGGATACTATTCTGTTTTACTTGTAAGAACTGATAGTGGAATTGAAAAAGTTGAAGATTTAAAAGGTAAAAAAGTTGCCTTTGTTGATCCATCATCAACTTCAGGATATATTTTCCCAGCAGTTATCTTAATGGATCATGGAATAGATGTAGAACAAGATGTTACTTATCAATTTGCTGGAGGACATGATAAAGCATTACAATTATTAATAAATGGTGATGTAGATGCTATAGGAACTTATGAAAGTGCTATTACAAAATTTGCTAAAGAATTTCCAGAAGTAACTGAAAAAGTTAAAGTACTAGAAAAAAGTGATTTAATACCTGGTATAACTTTAACTGTTTCATCAAAAGTTGATGATGCTACAAAACAAAAAATTAAAGATGCCTTTATTAAAGTTACTAATTCAAAAGAAGGACAAGAATTAACTTTAAAATTATTCGGTATAAAAGGTTTTGAAGATGCTAAAGTTGATAATTATAAGCTTATTGAAGATAAACTTAATAAAATGGGTATAGATATAGAAAAAGTTAAATAA
- a CDS encoding acyl-CoA dehydratase activase, whose translation MHYKIGIDVGSTTLKTVILNEKDEIIEKSYQRHFSKVREMTLEHFKSLKDLLNGKKFKLAITGSAGLGISKDYGIPFVQEVFSTAGAVKKCYPQTDIVIELGGEDAKILFLKGAIEERMNGTCAGGTGAFIDQMASLLDMEVSELDKISFEHERIYPIASRCGVFAKTDVQPLLNQGAKKADIAASIYQAVVEQTITGLAQGRPIKGTVIFLGGPLYFLKGLQERFVEVLKLTKEEAIFPELAPYFVALGSAYFADTTERIYDYDEVVNLLSQKKEKKVEHLENPLFSSEEEFENFLKRHQKVTVPTRDINIYSGKAYLGLDSGSTTIKVVLLDEEENILYRYYSSSKGNPVSLFLDQLKKIRELCGDRIEIVSSTVTGYGEELMQVAFGVDIGIVETIAHYTAAKHFNPDVDFIIDIGGQDIKCFHIKDGAIDSIVLNEACSSGCGSFLETFAKSLGYSTQDFAKKAIFSKSPAELGSRCTVFMNSSVKQAQKDGAEVEDISAGLARSVVKNAIFKVIRARDINDLGENIVVQGGTFLNNAVLRSFEQELGRDVLRPEISELMGAYGAALYGKKVQKEKSKLLNLEELENFQHNSSPGMCKLCTNHCQLTINTFTNGQKFISGNKCERGAGKKLQSDLPNMVAYKNQLFNSIPLKAGGRAKIGLPRALNIYEMLPFWAELFRSLDCDVVLSRVSNRNLYMKGQNTIPSDTVCYPAKLVHGHIIDLLEKNVDAIFYPCMSYTFDEGISDNCYNCPVVAYYPELIQANISDVEKTNFLYPHLGIENHKLFAEQMYEEFKNIIPKLTKKEMEQAAEKAFKTYHEYRETVRQEGSRVLKFAEENNYSVIILASRPYHIDPEINHGLDRLLNSLQFVIVTEDALYPVEGKLTTKTLNQWGYHARMYNAAKYVSQHKNMELVHLVSFGCGIDAITTDEIQDILRSKNKLYTQLKIDEVSNLGAAKIRLRSLQATMKEREM comes from the coding sequence TTGCATTACAAGATTGGAATTGATGTCGGGTCAACAACATTAAAAACCGTTATTTTAAATGAAAAAGATGAAATCATTGAAAAAAGTTATCAAAGGCATTTTTCTAAAGTAAGAGAAATGACATTAGAGCATTTTAAAAGTTTAAAAGATTTACTCAATGGAAAAAAATTTAAATTAGCTATTACAGGATCAGCAGGTCTTGGAATTTCTAAAGATTATGGAATTCCATTTGTACAAGAAGTATTTTCAACAGCTGGAGCAGTTAAAAAATGTTATCCTCAAACTGATATTGTCATTGAACTAGGAGGAGAAGATGCAAAGATTTTGTTTCTAAAAGGAGCTATAGAAGAACGTATGAATGGAACTTGTGCAGGTGGTACAGGAGCCTTTATTGATCAAATGGCTAGTCTTTTAGATATGGAAGTTTCAGAACTAGATAAAATTAGTTTTGAACATGAAAGAATTTATCCTATTGCATCTCGTTGTGGAGTTTTTGCAAAAACAGATGTACAACCTCTTCTAAATCAAGGAGCTAAAAAAGCAGATATTGCAGCAAGTATCTATCAAGCTGTTGTAGAGCAAACAATAACAGGTCTTGCTCAAGGAAGACCCATAAAAGGAACTGTTATCTTCTTAGGAGGACCTCTTTATTTTTTAAAAGGTTTACAAGAAAGATTTGTTGAAGTATTAAAACTTACAAAAGAAGAAGCAATTTTCCCAGAACTAGCTCCTTACTTTGTGGCTCTAGGTAGTGCATATTTCGCTGATACTACAGAAAGAATATATGATTATGATGAGGTAGTCAATTTATTATCTCAAAAGAAAGAAAAAAAAGTTGAACATCTAGAAAACCCTTTATTTTCTTCTGAAGAAGAATTTGAGAATTTTTTGAAAAGGCATCAGAAAGTAACTGTTCCTACTAGGGATATTAATATTTATTCAGGAAAGGCTTATTTGGGATTAGATTCAGGTTCTACAACTATAAAGGTTGTTCTTTTAGATGAAGAAGAAAATATATTATATCGTTATTATTCATCCTCAAAAGGAAATCCAGTTTCTCTATTCCTAGATCAGTTGAAAAAAATCAGAGAACTTTGTGGAGATAGAATAGAAATTGTATCAAGCACAGTAACTGGCTATGGTGAAGAATTAATGCAAGTTGCATTTGGAGTTGATATTGGAATTGTAGAAACAATAGCTCACTATACTGCAGCAAAGCATTTTAATCCTGATGTAGACTTTATTATTGATATTGGTGGGCAGGATATTAAATGTTTTCATATCAAAGATGGAGCCATTGATTCAATCGTACTAAATGAAGCTTGTTCTTCTGGTTGTGGATCTTTTTTAGAAACTTTTGCTAAGTCATTAGGATATAGTACACAAGATTTCGCTAAGAAAGCTATTTTTTCAAAATCTCCAGCTGAACTAGGTTCTCGTTGTACTGTATTTATGAATTCTTCTGTTAAGCAAGCACAAAAAGATGGTGCTGAGGTAGAAGACATATCAGCAGGACTTGCTAGAAGTGTTGTTAAGAATGCTATCTTTAAAGTAATTCGTGCTCGTGATATAAATGATTTAGGAGAAAATATTGTAGTGCAAGGGGGAACTTTTTTAAATAATGCAGTATTACGTTCTTTTGAGCAAGAACTTGGAAGAGATGTATTAAGACCAGAGATTTCTGAGTTAATGGGAGCTTATGGTGCTGCTTTATATGGTAAGAAAGTTCAAAAAGAAAAATCAAAATTATTAAATTTAGAAGAATTAGAAAACTTTCAACATAATTCTTCACCAGGAATGTGTAAGTTATGTACCAACCACTGCCAATTAACAATCAATACTTTTACAAATGGACAGAAGTTTATCAGTGGAAATAAATGTGAGAGAGGAGCTGGAAAGAAATTACAAAGTGATTTACCAAATATGGTAGCTTACAAGAATCAACTTTTTAACTCTATTCCATTAAAAGCTGGAGGAAGAGCAAAAATCGGTTTACCAAGAGCTTTAAATATCTATGAAATGTTACCTTTCTGGGCAGAGCTATTTCGTTCACTAGATTGTGATGTTGTTCTTTCAAGAGTATCAAACCGTAATCTTTATATGAAAGGACAAAATACTATTCCCTCAGATACTGTTTGTTATCCAGCAAAATTAGTACATGGACATATTATAGATTTATTAGAAAAAAATGTAGATGCTATTTTCTATCCTTGTATGAGTTATACTTTTGATGAAGGTATTTCAGATAACTGTTATAACTGTCCTGTTGTTGCTTACTACCCTGAGCTAATACAGGCTAATATAAGTGATGTAGAAAAAACTAATTTTTTGTATCCTCATTTAGGAATTGAAAATCATAAATTATTTGCAGAACAAATGTATGAGGAGTTTAAAAATATTATTCCAAAGTTGACTAAAAAAGAAATGGAGCAAGCTGCAGAAAAAGCTTTTAAAACATATCATGAGTATAGAGAAACTGTTCGTCAAGAAGGTAGTAGAGTACTGAAATTTGCGGAGGAAAATAACTATTCTGTGATTATACTGGCTTCTAGACCTTACCATATAGATCCTGAAATTAATCATGGATTAGATAGACTTTTAAATTCTCTGCAATTTGTGATTGTAACAGAAGATGCTTTATATCCTGTTGAGGGTAAATTAACTACAAAAACATTAAATCAATGGGGATATCATGCAAGAATGTACAATGCAGCAAAATATGTAAGTCAACATAAAAATATGGAGTTAGTTCATTTGGTTAGTTTTGGTTGTGGAATAGATGCTATCACCACAGATGAAATTCAAGATATTTTACGTTCTAAAAATAAATTATATACACAATTAAAAATAGATGAAGTAAGTAACTTAGGAGCAGCAAAAATAAGATTAAGAAGCTTACAAGCAACTATGAAAGAAAGAGAGATGTAG
- a CDS encoding 2-hydroxyacyl-CoA dehydratase, whose translation MDKNCKVLIPMMMDIHFDLIAGVLQNEGYDVEVLKTDHRGVIEEGLKSVHNDMCYPALLVIGQFIDALKSGKYDTDNVALLLTQTGGGCRASNYIHLLRKALEINGFHKVKVLSLNFEGLDKKNEFSLSFKGYFNLFYSILYGDLLMSIYHQSVAYEKNPGDSKGILAYWKEKLISEVGKKPFKKLKDNYKKIIEHFLTIPKNLEKKKIRVGIVGEIYMKYSPLGNNHLTDYLEKEGVEAVNTGLLDFLLFNLYDTIFDRKIYGRKGLKYYFVKYVVGYIENKQKEMIDVIKQYKSFIPPSPFAKVREMTKGYLGHGVKMGEGWLLTAEMLEFIEMGVKNIVCAQPFGCLPNHIIAKGMIRKIKDNHPEANIIAVDYDPGASSVNQENRIRLMLENARMLAAES comes from the coding sequence ATGGATAAAAATTGTAAGGTACTTATTCCCATGATGATGGACATTCATTTTGATTTAATAGCAGGAGTGTTACAAAATGAAGGATATGATGTAGAAGTTTTAAAAACAGATCATAGAGGAGTTATAGAAGAAGGATTAAAAAGTGTTCATAATGACATGTGTTATCCTGCTCTTCTTGTTATAGGACAATTTATTGATGCATTGAAAAGTGGAAAATATGATACAGACAATGTAGCTTTATTATTGACACAGACTGGAGGAGGTTGTAGAGCTTCTAACTATATTCATTTACTTCGTAAAGCATTAGAAATAAATGGTTTCCATAAAGTAAAAGTCCTATCTTTAAACTTTGAAGGCTTGGATAAAAAGAATGAGTTTTCTCTTTCATTCAAAGGTTACTTTAATCTTTTCTATAGTATTTTATATGGAGATCTTTTGATGTCTATCTACCACCAATCTGTAGCATATGAAAAGAATCCTGGAGATAGTAAAGGTATTCTAGCTTATTGGAAAGAAAAACTGATCTCTGAGGTTGGTAAGAAACCTTTTAAAAAGTTAAAAGACAACTATAAAAAGATAATAGAACACTTCTTAACTATTCCTAAAAACTTAGAGAAGAAAAAGATTCGTGTAGGTATAGTTGGAGAAATCTATATGAAATATTCCCCTCTAGGAAATAATCATTTAACAGACTATTTAGAAAAAGAAGGAGTTGAAGCTGTTAATACAGGACTTCTTGATTTCTTACTATTCAATCTATATGACACTATTTTTGATAGAAAGATTTATGGAAGAAAAGGACTAAAATATTATTTTGTAAAGTATGTAGTAGGGTATATAGAAAATAAGCAAAAAGAAATGATAGATGTTATAAAACAATATAAATCTTTTATTCCACCATCTCCTTTTGCTAAAGTTAGAGAAATGACAAAAGGTTACTTAGGACATGGAGTAAAAATGGGAGAAGGCTGGTTATTGACAGCTGAAATGTTAGAGTTCATTGAAATGGGAGTAAAGAATATTGTCTGTGCTCAACCTTTTGGTTGTCTACCAAATCATATAATTGCAAAAGGAATGATTAGAAAAATTAAAGATAATCATCCTGAGGCAAACATTATTGCAGTGGATTATGATCCAGGTGCAAGTTCTGTTAATCAAGAAAATAGAATTCGTTTGATGTTAGAAAATGCAAGAATGTTAGCAGCTGAGTCATAA
- the phnC gene encoding phosphonate ABC transporter ATP-binding protein, with protein sequence METIIEVKNLKKNYGDREILKDISFSIEKGEIISIIGESGAGKSTLMRCINGLEGINSGSIKFYETEMTKLREKERNSIKKQMAYVFQDLNIIDNMYVIENVLIPFLNRKNFIQVLLNRFSRAEYERALYCLEKVGIAKLAYTKAKYLSGGEKQRVAIARSIAPNVDLILADEPISSLDEKNSFQIMEIFKRINAKKNKTIILNLHNVEIAKKFSDKILALKNGEIFFFKKSSEVNEDDIRQVYQSS encoded by the coding sequence GTGGAAACAATTATAGAAGTAAAAAATTTAAAAAAGAATTATGGCGACAGAGAAATTCTAAAAGATATATCATTTTCTATAGAAAAAGGAGAAATTATCTCTATAATAGGTGAAAGTGGTGCAGGGAAATCTACTTTAATGAGATGTATAAATGGTTTAGAAGGCATTAATTCTGGAAGTATAAAATTCTATGAAACTGAGATGACTAAGCTAAGAGAAAAAGAAAGAAACTCAATTAAAAAACAGATGGCCTATGTCTTTCAAGATCTAAATATAATAGATAATATGTATGTGATAGAAAATGTACTGATTCCTTTTTTGAATAGAAAAAATTTTATTCAAGTTCTTCTAAATAGATTTTCTAGAGCAGAATATGAAAGAGCTCTATATTGTTTAGAGAAAGTTGGAATAGCAAAATTAGCTTATACTAAAGCTAAATATTTATCAGGTGGAGAAAAACAAAGAGTTGCCATAGCTCGTTCTATTGCTCCTAATGTTGATTTAATCTTGGCTGATGAACCTATAAGTAGTTTGGATGAGAAGAATTCATTTCAAATTATGGAAATTTTTAAAAGAATAAATGCTAAAAAGAATAAAACAATTATATTAAATTTACATAATGTTGAGATTGCAAAAAAGTTTTCAGATAAAATTTTAGCTTTAAAAAATGGAGAAATATTTTTCTTTAAAAAAAGTAGTGAGGTAAATGAAGATGACATTAGACAAGTTTATCAAAGTTCATAA
- the nagA gene encoding N-acetylglucosamine-6-phosphate deacetylase: MKKILLKNANLVLENKIEKATVLISEDKIEKIFSKDSDLTQISYDELIDLEGKYLGPAFVDVHVHGADGADAMDIDEEALRRISKYLAKEGTANFLVTTLTSTKDELKRVLEITAKLQNKDIEGANIFGVHMEGPYFAVEYKGAQNEKYIKSAGIEELEEYLSVKEGLVKLFSISPHTQENLEAIKYLSDRGVVVSVGHSNATYEVVMKAVDYGLSHATHTFNGMKGFTHREPGVVGAVFNSDNIIAEIIFDKVHVHPEAVRTLIKIKGVDKVVCITDAMSATGLTEGKYKLGKLDVNVKDGQARLASNNALAGSVLRMDVAFKNLIDLGYSITDAFKMTSTNAAKEFKLNSGLIKENKDADLVVLDKDYNVCMTIVKGRVKYTN; the protein is encoded by the coding sequence ATGAAAAAAATATTATTAAAAAATGCAAATTTAGTTTTAGAAAATAAAATAGAAAAAGCTACAGTTTTAATTTCTGAAGACAAGATAGAAAAAATATTTTCAAAAGATTCTGATTTGACTCAAATTAGTTATGATGAACTTATAGATTTAGAGGGAAAATATTTAGGACCTGCCTTTGTAGATGTTCATGTACATGGAGCAGATGGAGCAGATGCAATGGATATAGATGAAGAAGCTCTAAGAAGAATTTCAAAATATCTAGCCAAAGAAGGAACAGCTAATTTTCTAGTTACAACTTTAACAAGTACTAAGGATGAATTAAAGAGAGTTTTAGAAATTACTGCTAAATTACAAAATAAAGATATAGAGGGAGCTAATATTTTTGGTGTACACATGGAAGGACCTTATTTTGCTGTTGAATATAAGGGAGCTCAAAACGAAAAATATATTAAATCTGCTGGGATAGAAGAACTTGAAGAATATCTATCTGTAAAAGAGGGATTAGTAAAATTATTCTCTATTTCTCCTCATACTCAAGAAAACTTAGAAGCTATAAAATATCTATCTGATAGAGGAGTAGTTGTTTCTGTAGGACATTCAAATGCAACTTATGAAGTTGTTATGAAAGCAGTTGACTATGGACTTTCTCATGCAACTCATACATTTAATGGTATGAAAGGATTTACTCATAGAGAACCTGGAGTTGTAGGAGCAGTCTTTAATTCTGATAATATTATAGCTGAAATAATTTTTGATAAAGTTCATGTTCATCCAGAAGCTGTAAGAACTCTTATAAAAATAAAAGGAGTAGATAAGGTGGTATGTATTACTGACGCTATGTCTGCAACAGGATTAACTGAAGGTAAATACAAGTTAGGAAAATTAGATGTCAATGTAAAAGATGGACAGGCAAGACTTGCATCAAATAATGCCTTAGCAGGTAGTGTACTTAGAATGGATGTAGCTTTTAAAAATTTAATTGATTTAGGTTATAGTATAACTGATGCTTTTAAAATGACTTCAACTAATGCTGCTAAAGAATTCAAATTAAATAGTGGTCTTATAAAAGAGAATAAGGATGCTGATTTAGTTGTTTTAGATAAAGACTATAATGTATGTATGACTATAGTTAAAGGAAGAGTAAAATACACTAATTAA
- a CDS encoding pyridoxamine 5'-phosphate oxidase family protein, with the protein MAKLTDAIKDLILNPVKEGAWTAQLGWIATVREDGAPNIGPKRSCRIYDDATLVWNENTAGEIMKDIERGSKVAIAFANWDKLDGYRFVGTAEVHKEGKYYDEAVEWAKGKMGVPKAAVVFHIEEVYTLKSGPSAGTRVDK; encoded by the coding sequence ATGGCTAAATTAACAGATGCTATAAAAGATTTAATATTAAATCCAGTTAAAGAAGGAGCTTGGACTGCTCAATTAGGATGGATTGCAACAGTAAGAGAAGATGGAGCACCTAACATTGGTCCAAAAAGATCTTGCCGTATATATGATGATGCAACTCTAGTATGGAACGAAAATACAGCTGGAGAAATAATGAAAGATATCGAAAGAGGATCAAAGGTTGCTATAGCTTTTGCTAACTGGGATAAATTAGATGGGTACCGTTTCGTAGGAACAGCTGAAGTTCATAAAGAAGGAAAATACTATGATGAAGCTGTTGAATGGGCAAAAGGAAAAATGGGTGTACCTAAAGCTGCAGTAGTATTCCATATTGAAGAAGTTTATACTTTAAAATCTGGACCATCTGCAGGAACAAGAGTAGACAAATAA
- a CDS encoding PhnE/PtxC family ABC transporter permease, whose translation MKMTLDKFIKVHNTKTFLKILTIVIVLTLFFFTLNLDFQDYIDGFSRLKGLVAGMMRIEAEDKKIVLFKMFETIITAFASSFIGVLLAVLCSPFLATNISNKYLARFLTVCFSIFRTVPALVMAAILVSLIGIGSFTGFISLLIITFFSATKLLKEYLEEINPAKIQSFRSFGFSKFTFLRSCIYPFSKPYIISLFFLTLESSIRGASVLGMVGAGGIGEELWKNLSFLRYDKVSFIILILLGFIFLTDSLSWFFRKKDNLIKISTSEGYKKIKFISNLLIVAVLILLVFSLNILYEDTNKISTSVFFERLFTFFKKFRNLDFTYSGKALLALWQSFLVAFFATVFAAPSAIIVSYFANSVTSNKIIAFLIKIFINFIRTFPPVIVAILFFSGFGPGLISGFFALYLYTTGVITKVYVDVLESVEVDYGLYGKSLGLRNFYIYLKLWLPSTYTNFVSIFLYRFESNMKNSSVLGMVGAGGIGQLLMNHIAFRNWEKVWVLLIFLIITIILIENLSEYIRNKVNK comes from the coding sequence ATGAAGATGACATTAGACAAGTTTATCAAAGTTCATAATACTAAGACTTTTTTAAAGATTTTAACAATAGTAATTGTTTTAACCTTATTCTTTTTTACTTTAAATTTAGATTTTCAAGACTATATTGATGGTTTCTCTAGACTAAAAGGGCTTGTTGCTGGAATGATGAGAATAGAGGCAGAGGATAAAAAGATTGTTTTATTTAAAATGTTTGAAACAATTATTACTGCTTTTGCTTCATCTTTTATAGGAGTTCTTTTAGCTGTTTTATGCTCTCCTTTTTTAGCAACAAATATATCTAATAAATATCTAGCTAGGTTTTTAACAGTATGTTTTTCTATCTTTAGAACTGTTCCTGCCTTAGTAATGGCTGCAATACTTGTCAGTCTTATAGGAATTGGAAGTTTTACGGGATTTATAAGTTTACTTATCATTACATTTTTTTCAGCTACTAAGCTTTTAAAGGAGTATTTAGAAGAAATAAATCCTGCTAAAATACAATCATTTAGAAGTTTTGGATTTTCAAAATTTACTTTTTTAAGATCTTGTATATATCCATTTTCTAAACCATATATAATTTCACTTTTCTTTTTAACATTAGAATCAAGTATAAGAGGAGCAAGTGTATTAGGAATGGTTGGTGCTGGTGGTATAGGGGAAGAGCTTTGGAAAAATTTAAGTTTTCTTAGATATGATAAAGTATCATTTATAATTCTAATCTTACTAGGTTTTATATTTTTAACAGATAGTTTAAGTTGGTTCTTTAGAAAAAAAGATAATCTTATAAAAATTAGTACTTCTGAAGGATATAAAAAGATTAAATTCATTTCAAATCTTCTTATTGTTGCAGTTTTAATCTTGTTAGTTTTTTCTTTAAATATTCTATATGAAGATACAAATAAAATATCAACTTCAGTGTTCTTTGAAAGATTGTTTACTTTTTTTAAAAAATTTAGAAATTTAGATTTCACTTACTCAGGAAAAGCTTTACTTGCATTGTGGCAAAGCTTCTTAGTTGCTTTTTTTGCAACAGTTTTTGCTGCTCCAAGTGCAATAATTGTAAGTTATTTTGCAAACTCTGTTACTTCCAATAAAATAATTGCTTTTCTTATAAAAATCTTTATAAATTTTATAAGAACTTTTCCACCTGTGATAGTTGCTATATTATTCTTTAGTGGCTTTGGTCCAGGACTTATAAGTGGTTTCTTTGCTTTATATCTTTACACAACTGGAGTTATAACAAAAGTTTATGTAGATGTTTTAGAAAGTGTTGAAGTTGATTATGGTTTATATGGTAAAAGTTTAGGTTTAAGAAACTTTTATATCTATTTAAAACTTTGGTTACCATCTACTTATACAAACTTTGTTTCTATATTCTTATATAGATTTGAATCTAATATGAAAAATTCAAGTGTTTTAGGAATGGTTGGTGCTGGTGGTATAGGGCAACTACTTATGAATCATATAGCTTTTAGAAATTGGGAAAAGGTATGGGTACTATTAATATTCTTAATAATTACTATAATATTAATAGAAAATCTATCTGAATATATTAGAAATAAAGTTAATAAATAA
- a CDS encoding YhcH/YjgK/YiaL family protein yields MIYGELKDIKNYKGLNKNLDKAIDFIVDKKYLNANFGKNLIEGNSIYFDYPEKVMTRENKDIESEYHKKYADIHIVLEGEEIIRYTSFEDCVETKAYNSEKDIAFVKGENQAEVLLNGKNFALFFPEEVHLPLLKVGEIKEIKKVVFKIKI; encoded by the coding sequence ATGATTTATGGAGAATTAAAAGATATAAAAAACTATAAAGGACTTAATAAAAATTTAGATAAAGCTATTGATTTTATTGTTGATAAAAAATACCTAAATGCAAACTTTGGGAAAAACTTGATAGAAGGAAATAGTATTTACTTTGATTACCCTGAAAAAGTAATGACTAGGGAAAACAAAGACATTGAATCAGAATATCATAAAAAATATGCAGATATACATATAGTTCTTGAAGGTGAAGAAATTATTAGATATACGTCTTTTGAAGACTGTGTTGAAACTAAAGCATATAATAGTGAAAAAGATATTGCTTTTGTTAAGGGAGAAAATCAAGCAGAAGTCTTATTAAATGGAAAGAACTTTGCATTATTTTTCCCTGAAGAAGTGCATCTTCCTCTTCTGAAAGTTGGAGAAATTAAAGAAATTAAAAAAGTTGTTTTTAAAATCAAAATTTAA